In the genome of Triticum urartu cultivar G1812 chromosome 5, Tu2.1, whole genome shotgun sequence, one region contains:
- the LOC125508062 gene encoding xyloglucan galactosyltransferase KATAMARI1 homolog, whose amino-acid sequence MVNLRGSTAVWAGRYLPLAFPACCALWMLLVFPSPPVEVAVFRQSFQPSIALTGLRAVDTTPPWPSERREIVDTSSPLTPPPPPTERHVIINAPPPPLAPKRQARTEMSRQAGTEIQSPPPPAVATDRCAGRYIYIHNLPSRFNSDLIRDCRSLSEWTDMCKHLLNAGMGPRLTRTGGVLPSTGWYDTNQFALEVIFHSRMRRYDCLTTDASRAAAVYVPYYAGLDVGRHLWGFSNGVRDALAEDLFEWLRSSPVWAAQGGRDHFFVGGRITWDFRREVGGEWGSRLLLLPEAKNMTMLAIESSPWHGNDIGVPYPTYFHPSLAGEVASWQRAVRHTRRPWLFAFAGGARAHDGSNKNVNAVVRDMIINQCARSRRCGLLLCGGRGRRNDCYAPSNVMRLFKSAAFCLQPQGDSYTRRSAFDAVLAGCVPVFFHPGSAYVQYRWHLPADHRKYSVFVPEDGVRNGTVKLEDVLRRIGAREVAAMREQVVRLIPNIVYRDPRVKAGYRFRDAVDVAVDGVIERVRRIKRGLEDDVGHQWDSYFDK is encoded by the coding sequence ATGGTGAATTTGCGTGGGTCGACGGCGGTCTGGGCCGGCAGGTACCTGCCGCTGGCCTTCCCGGCGTGCTGCGCCCTATGGATGCTCCTCGTCTTCCCTTCTCCGCCGGTGGAGGTCGCCGTCTTCCGGCAGAGTTTCCAGCCGAGCATTGCGTTGACGGGGCTGCGGGCCGTTGACACGACGCCCCCGTGGCCGTCGGAGCGTCGAGAGATCGTTGACACGTCCTCGCCGctgacgccgccgccgccgccgacggaGCGCCATGTCATCATTAACGCTCCGCCTCCACCGCTGGCACCGAAACGTCAAGCAAGAACGGAGATGTCACGTCAAGCAGGGACAGAGATTCAATCGCCACCTCCACCGGCGGTGGCGACCGACAGGTGCGCCGGCCGCTACATCTACATCCATAATCTGCCGAGTCGGTTCAACTCCGACCTGATCCGGGACTGCCGGTCCCTGTCAGAGTGGACCGACATGTGCAAGCACCTCCTCAACGCCGGCATGGGCCCGCGGCTCACGCGCACCGGCGGCGTTCTCCCGTCCACTGGCTGGTACGACACCAACCAGTTCGCCCTGGAGGTCATcttccacagccggatgcgacgGTACGATTGCCTCACCACCGACGCGTCCCGCGCCGCTGCCGTCTACGTGCCCTACTATGCAGGGCTCGACGTCGGCCGACACCTGTGGGGGTTCAGCAACGGCGTCCGCGACGCTCTCGCGGAGGACCTCTTCGAGTGGCTCCGGTCGTCACCGGTATGGGCGGCGCAGGGCGGGCGGGACCACTTCTTCGTCGGCGGTCGCATCACGTGGGACTTCCGGCGCGAGGTCGGCGGCGAGTGGGGGAGCCGGCTGCTTCTCCTCCCGGAGGCCAAGAACATGACGATGCTCGCCATCGAGTCCAGCCCGTGGCACGGCAACGACATCGGCGTGCCGTACCCGACCTACTTCCACCCGTCCCTCGCCGGCGAGGTGGCCTCATGGCAGCGGGCCGTGCGACACACGCGAAGGCCATGGCTGTTCGCGTTCGCTGGCGGCGCGCGGGCGCACGACGGCAGCAACAAGAACGTTAACGCCGTCGTCCGCGACATGATCATCAACCAGTGCGCGCGGTCGCGGCGGTGCGGGCTCCTTCTGTGCGGCGGCCGTGGCCGGCGCAACGACTGCTACGCGCCGAGCAACGTCATGCGGCTGTTCAAGAGCGCCGCCTTCTGCCTGCAGCCCCAGGGGGACTCGTACACGCGGCGGTCGGCGTTCGACGCCGTGCTCGCCGGCTGTGTGCCGGTGTTCTTCCACCCCGGATCGGCGTACGTGCAGTACCGGTGGCATCTGCCGGCGGATCACCGCAAGTACTCGGTGTTCGTGCCGGAGGACGGCGTGCGGAACGGCACAGTGAAGTTGGAGGACGTGCTCCGGCGGATCGGCGCCAGGGAGGTGGCGGCCATGAGGGAGCAGGTGGTCAGGTTGATTCCCAACATCGTGTACAGGGACCCAAGGGTCAAGGCTGGCTACCGCTTCAGGGACGCCGTGGACGTCGCCGTGGACGGCGTGATCGAGAGGGTGAGGAGGATCAAGCGAGGGCTGGAGGACGATGTGGGGCATCAGTGGGATAGTTACTTTGACAAGTAG